In a genomic window of uncultured Sphaerochaeta sp.:
- a CDS encoding ribonuclease Z, whose product MNFEVFVLGTSGMMPLPNRYLTSAMVRRDGDLFLFDCGEGTQVSLKMLNLKWKKIHSIFISHMHADHVTGLPGILMLSSQVDRNEPLTIYGPPKLKEYIDANRRILDMYINYEIIVKIAEPGIILDTEDFTVSAFPLVHTKPCVGYVMQEKERPGEFHVEKAKELGVPMGPMWGKLQKGESVTLDDGTVISSLQVMGERRGGRKFSYVTDSLYLPSIAEHVKESDLLLCEGMFTSDMEETASEKKHMTAGQAAQIAKDAQVKQLGLLHYSPRYSDHELRYLHKDAKRIFSETILTKDRMAFDIPLKS is encoded by the coding sequence ATGAATTTTGAAGTGTTCGTACTCGGGACCAGCGGCATGATGCCGCTTCCCAACAGATACCTGACCAGCGCCATGGTCCGCCGTGATGGGGACCTTTTCCTCTTCGATTGCGGGGAAGGAACGCAGGTCTCATTAAAAATGCTCAATCTGAAGTGGAAGAAAATCCATTCCATTTTCATCAGTCATATGCATGCCGATCATGTGACCGGGCTTCCGGGAATTCTCATGCTTTCCAGTCAGGTTGACCGTAATGAGCCTCTGACGATTTACGGCCCACCCAAGCTCAAGGAGTATATCGATGCAAATCGAAGAATCCTCGATATGTACATCAACTATGAGATAATCGTCAAGATTGCGGAACCGGGAATCATTCTCGACACAGAGGATTTCACCGTCTCTGCCTTTCCCTTGGTGCACACCAAGCCTTGTGTGGGGTATGTCATGCAGGAGAAGGAGCGGCCGGGAGAATTCCATGTGGAGAAAGCCAAGGAGTTGGGTGTTCCCATGGGTCCGATGTGGGGCAAACTCCAGAAAGGCGAGTCTGTCACCCTTGATGATGGTACCGTCATTTCCAGCTTGCAGGTCATGGGGGAGAGGAGAGGCGGAAGAAAATTCAGCTATGTGACGGATTCACTTTACCTCCCTTCCATTGCAGAACATGTAAAGGAGAGCGACCTCTTGCTGTGTGAGGGGATGTTCACCTCAGATATGGAAGAGACGGCCTCTGAGAAGAAGCATATGACTGCAGGACAGGCTGCCCAGATAGCAAAGGATGCACAGGTCAAGCAACTGGGATTGTTGCATTACAGCCCACGGTACAGTGATCATGAACTCAGATATCTGCATAAGGATGCCAAACGCATCTTCAGCGAGACCATTCTCACCAAAGATAGGATGGCCTTCGATATTCCTTTGAAGTCTTAG
- a CDS encoding ABC transporter ATP-binding protein: MMKSAEVLRLEQVFKSFPATLRGGPPIQILEGIDLNLERAKSIAITGNSGSGKSTLLQISAGLMQSDSGRVWFEEQEISRLSDDSLSKLRSRTMGFIFQSSLLLDDFTALENVQIPAMIAGKSEKQAKKQAVEMLSTVGMQDRLHHTSDQLSGGERQRVAIARALVNSPSVIFADEPTGSLDERNASVVEDLLFSLVDQQQVALMLITHNSSFAQRCDIVYHLHDRKVEVSS; the protein is encoded by the coding sequence ATGATGAAGTCAGCTGAAGTATTGCGTTTGGAACAGGTGTTCAAAAGCTTTCCCGCAACCTTGCGGGGCGGCCCGCCGATACAGATTCTCGAGGGGATTGATCTGAATCTGGAACGTGCAAAAAGCATTGCCATCACGGGAAACAGTGGCAGCGGCAAGTCGACGTTGCTGCAGATCAGTGCTGGCCTCATGCAGAGTGACAGCGGTCGGGTCTGGTTTGAGGAACAGGAGATATCGCGTCTTTCCGATGACAGTCTGAGTAAACTGCGTAGTCGCACCATGGGCTTCATTTTCCAAAGCAGTCTCCTGCTGGACGATTTCACCGCCTTGGAGAATGTCCAGATTCCGGCAATGATAGCGGGGAAGAGCGAGAAGCAGGCCAAAAAGCAGGCAGTGGAAATGCTCAGTACCGTTGGCATGCAGGATAGGCTCCATCATACCAGCGACCAGCTCTCCGGTGGTGAGCGCCAACGGGTAGCCATAGCAAGAGCACTGGTGAACAGCCCTTCCGTCATCTTTGCGGATGAGCCGACAGGCTCGCTTGATGAGAGGAACGCCTCGGTGGTTGAGGACCTGCTCTTCTCATTGGTGGATCAACAGCAAGTGGCACTGATGCTCATCACCCATAACAGCAGTTTTGCCCAACGATGCGACATTGTGTATCATCTGCACGATCGCAAGGTGGAGGTAAGCTCTTGA
- a CDS encoding Sua5/YciO/YrdC/YwlC family protein, with amino-acid sequence MSLMHEEAELLYASVDGTVERVVQLLEEGQLVVLPCDTIYGLSGVVGQTLSRLQELKPGQQYAVLASLEQAQQLCVVPSDLAMHWPCPLTAILPNRDGNGSTAIRVPKDPFIQTLLARLGKPIYSTSVNDRGYAITNITDIIFTYKQKVQAIVVDPNRRRDTPSTLLDCTTTPYTLLRCGEYDASALLS; translated from the coding sequence ATGAGTTTGATGCATGAGGAAGCGGAATTGCTCTACGCCTCGGTTGACGGGACCGTGGAGCGAGTGGTGCAGTTGCTGGAAGAAGGGCAGCTGGTGGTGCTTCCTTGCGATACCATCTATGGATTGAGTGGAGTCGTCGGCCAGACACTTTCCCGATTGCAGGAGCTGAAACCGGGGCAACAGTATGCAGTGCTGGCCAGCTTGGAGCAGGCGCAACAGCTGTGTGTGGTTCCTTCCGATTTGGCCATGCACTGGCCATGTCCGCTTACCGCAATCCTTCCCAACCGGGATGGAAACGGCAGTACCGCCATCAGGGTGCCAAAAGACCCCTTCATCCAGACTTTGCTTGCGCGTCTGGGAAAACCCATCTATTCAACGTCAGTGAATGACAGAGGCTACGCAATCACCAACATCACCGATATCATATTCACCTACAAGCAAAAGGTGCAGGCTATCGTCGTAGACCCAAACAGGAGGAGGGACACGCCCTCCACCCTTTTGGATTGTACGACCACGCCATACACCCTGCTTCGTTGCGGTGAATACGATGCTTCAGCACTGCTGTCCTAG
- a CDS encoding FtsX-like permease family protein, whose product MKQALFALLVKRKLGFGANRAAKRRILFNLLLITLVVSALVFAQMFVVSMSRGIADKYALLGNGHLQVHTALDADFSHYEQVIDVQKVGQSYALIYSPSANKMVRLKGVQESYFSELRLDQLTMGEPYVQTDSNLPLILISSTLASTLDVTIGDRVALMLVSQNSIRPQLCIVKNLYDSGYQELDANLVFSDYALMARLFQGKEETYYELLVEADALQQTKNELKADGYAVTSWEEENYAVATNLNTSRQAVLGVMVAVAILCGYFISELSRELVEDDKYKIAMLTLLGATKRLIRRSYFSTVMVVTLIAVLLGTALGMSMALNLSPLLSSLAARSIPSLSYYLLDFTIVIPWLDILTITCVLVMVSILSVTFSLRRVSRIEPIACAHFD is encoded by the coding sequence TTGAAGCAAGCCCTCTTCGCCCTTCTGGTCAAACGCAAGCTTGGATTCGGAGCGAATCGTGCAGCCAAGCGAAGGATTCTCTTCAATCTGTTGCTCATCACCTTGGTGGTGAGTGCTCTCGTGTTTGCCCAGATGTTTGTGGTATCCATGAGCAGGGGGATTGCAGACAAGTACGCACTGCTGGGAAACGGGCACTTGCAGGTTCATACCGCACTGGATGCCGACTTCTCCCACTACGAGCAGGTCATAGATGTCCAGAAAGTGGGCCAGAGCTATGCCCTCATTTACAGCCCCTCAGCAAACAAGATGGTACGTCTCAAAGGGGTGCAGGAGTCCTATTTCTCCGAACTGAGGCTTGACCAGCTTACCATGGGTGAGCCCTATGTCCAAACCGACTCAAATCTTCCGCTCATTCTCATCAGCAGCACGCTGGCTTCAACGCTGGATGTCACGATTGGGGATAGGGTTGCACTGATGCTGGTGAGCCAGAACAGCATCAGGCCGCAATTGTGCATAGTGAAAAACCTCTATGACTCGGGGTATCAGGAGTTGGATGCCAATCTGGTATTCAGCGACTATGCACTGATGGCCAGGCTTTTCCAAGGTAAGGAAGAGACCTATTATGAGCTGCTCGTCGAAGCAGACGCCTTGCAGCAGACCAAGAACGAGCTGAAAGCGGATGGGTATGCGGTCACCAGCTGGGAAGAGGAAAACTATGCCGTGGCAACCAATCTCAACACCAGCAGACAGGCTGTACTGGGAGTCATGGTTGCCGTCGCGATTCTCTGTGGGTATTTCATCAGTGAACTCAGCAGGGAACTGGTGGAAGATGACAAGTACAAGATTGCAATGCTCACGCTGTTGGGAGCAACGAAGCGACTCATCCGTCGTTCCTATTTTTCTACTGTCATGGTGGTTACGCTCATCGCTGTCCTCTTGGGAACGGCTTTGGGGATGAGCATGGCTCTCAATCTCTCTCCCTTGCTCTCCTCCCTTGCTGCACGTTCCATCCCTTCGCTATCCTACTATCTGCTGGACTTCACCATTGTCATTCCCTGGCTCGATATCCTCACCATAACCTGTGTTTTGGTGATGGTGAGCATCCTCAGTGTGACGTTCAGCCTCAGAAGAGTTTCCAGGATTGAACCAATAGCATGTGCACACTTTGACTAA